One Solea senegalensis isolate Sse05_10M linkage group LG13, IFAPA_SoseM_1, whole genome shotgun sequence DNA segment encodes these proteins:
- the bhlha9 gene encoding class A basic helix-loop-helix protein 9 encodes MSCSSVTGSEFSEEELEELGVLGQEEDEGSPKPFQDSESATSSPSDPEEGQTKKRNRPVRSKARRMAANVRERKRIMDYNQAFNALRVALNHDLSGKRLSKIATLQRAINRISALSVFLSTNPPSKPCTHRECNRASVGPPGTGTPRPDQTRVPVPHMEHQSYLPWQASIPHQMQPQQPRHVHRLPAEPNVYMDNTMSSCPPSPHYPCYPTEGQLYASHGHCSSPQNHPPSPLRYPQVAEGLGYQPGMWASCTQGYMDTFAEPPPALGLPWQVGYKQEPAHSLSLCSDIL; translated from the coding sequence ATGAGCTGCAGCAGTGTTACAGGTTCCGAATTCTCAGAGGAAGAGCTGGAGGAACTTGGTGTTCTGGGccaagaggaggatgaggggaGTCCCAAGCCTTTCCAAGACAGCGAGAGCGCAACCAGCAGCCCGAGTGACCCAGAGGAAGGTCAGACCAAGAAACGCAACCGGCCAGTCCGCTCCAAGGCCCGACGAATGGCTGCAAATGTCAGAGAGCGAAAGCGCATCATGGACTACAACCAGGCCTTCAATGCCCTACGCGTTGCTCTGAACCATGACCTCAGTGGGAAAAGGCTGTCCAAGATCGCCACACTGCAGAGGGCCATCAACCGCATCTCTGCTCTCTCAGTGTTCCTGAGCACAAACCCGCCGAGCAAACCGTGCACCCACCGGGAGTGCAACAGAGCGTCTGTGGGGCCGCCGGGGACAGGAACACCTCGACCCGACCAAACCAGAGTGCCGGTTCCTCACATGGAGCATCAGAGTTACCTCCCTTGGCAGGCGTCCATCCCTCACCAGATGCAGCCACAACAACCTCGCCATGTGCACAGACTGCCCGCAGAGCCGAACGTCTACATGGACAACACCATGTCGTCGTGTCCCCCGTCCCCGCACTATCCTTGTTACCCCACCGAGGGACAGCTTTATGCCTCACATGGACACTGCAGCAGCCCACAAAACCACCCACCCAGTCCGTTGCGATACCCTCAGGTGGCAGAGGGGTTGGGGTACCAGCCAGGGATGTGGGCCTCCTGTACTCAGGGATACATGGACACTTTTGCAGAGCCGCCTCCAGCTCTGGGGCTCCCGTGGCAAGTGGGCTACAAGCAAGAGCCAGCGCACAGCCTGTCTCTGTGCTCTGACATACTGTAA